The DNA window TAGAGCTCCGGCCTAAAGTCCTAATAACAGACAGCGGGCACGGCCTTACAGCCCTGACAAGTCGCAGCTCCGTGTAGTTATGACGTTTGCAACATTGCTTGGACCCCTGATCTATCAGAAACATCCCCAGGACTAGGCAAGTAAATTAATactccctggacaatccctttaatggcaaTGGTGACCCGACCACGATCCAGCAGATCAGCATTTACTGACGTTTATATTGGATGACCCCAATACTTATAGTTACTAAATGACTCCCACACGTGAGTGATCTAGAGCTCGAGGCACCAGACACAAGGCTTACCTGTCTCAGCAGCGTTGACTTGCCCCCCATGTTTGGACCGGTGACCAGCACACAGTGGGCACTGCTATCCGTCTCCTCGTCCTCGCAACCAATTACAATATCATTCGGGATGAAGTCATCGCCAAAAAAGGTTTTGGTAATGCAGGGATGGCGGAATCCGCGGAGCTCCAAAAAGGGGGCGGTGTCATCGGGCAGTAAGATGTCAGGCCTGCAAATCGGAGCGTCGCCACCTCGACTGTACTGCGCCAAGCAGATCAGGACGTCTGCAACGTAAAGGGATCATAGTGAGGGATTAGACTCGTATTCATCGATTACAGTAACCAAAAGCACTGgatcctgtgcccccccccccccccccatatgaacAGACTGGAGGTCCAGGTGATGTCTCTAAACCTGCCCCCCCTTACGACTGATATAACATGTCCTCTACTCACCCAATACAGCGAAGCACTCCACCGCCGTCTGCCACTGCTTGTAGTTTTTATCGAAGTTATAGAAGAGCCTCCTCATACAGTCTTTCAGGGCGGCGTCTCTGCGCTCTTCTGCATTCGTCAGGTCACTAAACATATTTTCGATGGCCTTGGTCCAGTATCGCTTGTAGCCCTTCTTGGTAGATTTTAGCTCATACTCCTCCGGTAAGTTGCGTTCTGTGACGCTCTCCGGGATCTCCATTTGGTAGCGGTTCTTTGCCGTCCCCCAGTAGACCATACTCTTACACCCGAGTCTCTTTCGCTGCTTCTCCAAGTAGTCAGCCAGGCTCTGCTCCGCCGACTTAATGTCTTTAAGGGCTTCATCGTAGTCTGGATCAAAGCCGGCTTTCggagtgatcactccagtttttCTGGCCTTCTCATGGTCAAAGGAGGTATCCCAGCGCTTCAGCTCCGCGGACAGATCCGGAAAGCGCCCTTTGGGAGTTTTACCTTTAAGACCCAGCACTTGTTTGAGAATATTGGACTTGAAGTCATCAATGGCGTCTTCCATGATCGTGAGGACTTCTCGCATCACCTTAAAACCTTCCAGGGCAGAAAGGAAGTCTGCAATCTTCTTCTTGCTGTAGGTGGTCTCCTCGTACATGACCGCTCTGCTGTCCGGGTGGTTTTGGCTTTTCAGCGGAGAACCAATACTGTGGATTTTGCTCAGAAGTCTTTCGAGATCTGGAAGTTTTTTCAGCAGTTCCCCGACCTCTGACACTTTCCCCAGGATAGCCATGAGATCTTCAACCGCGTTCAGGCGATCATTGATGGAGAAGGGGTTGCACAATGGCGCACAAAGCCACTGCTTCAATAGGCGCTTGCCGAAAGGAGTGAAGCAGGTGTCCAACCTCTCCAGCAGGGTCCCTTCTGTAGACCCATTGGTCCCATTTTGGAGAATCTCGAGGTTTGTCAGTGTAACTCCATCCAGAACCATTCGTTGGCTCGTTTTGGCAAAGAAACTGGTTGAGGTTTGAGCTCTTTCCAGGTCCAGGTCGACAGGGACGTATTCTTCAAAGTTCGCCATGGAAAGCAGCTCTTGATCGATGAGACATTTCTTGAGATAGAAAACACAAGCCCCGAGGGCAGAGAGGGCGAGCTCGTGCTGATCACCGGGCGTCAGGCCTAAGGAGTCCGTGTCGGAGGTCATGGCTTTTAGGACTGGGGGCAACGTACCGCTCTCACGGTCTTTCTTGCCCTCTTTACCAAAGTAACCTTCTTCGGCCAAGATCTTTAGTGTTTTAGTAGCGTCCCAGAACTGAGAGGAAGGATTTAACCCCTCCTGGATAGACGTGGACAGGCAGCTTTTAAGAACTTTCTTTGTGTCCAGCGATGGATTACACTTCTCAAACAAGATCTGTACTGGGGGATAATGGGCAACTAAGGTCCGAAATCTCGAGCAATGGCGGTCATCGTGGAACTGGCCAACGTAAAATCTCCCTACCGAAGTGTCCACGAAGCAGACGCCGTATAATCTCTGCTGACCTGACGAATCGTTCAGTTTTTCCTTTACACATAGCAGGTACTTGCTGTGACTCTCTGAAGGGTTTCCGTCTAACACGCTGTAGGTCTGCGTTCCTTTGGTAATAATCCTACAGATTTCTCTTCTCACAACCTTGTCAAACTTCGTTGGGTGAGACATGGACTTGCAGCGCGCTTCCATCATTTCGGGTGTTTCGGTCTGCTCTACCCTGGCGACTTTATATCCCTTCTGTACGAGAACATCTGAGAACCGACCAAATGCAATTTCCGGGAACCCAGAGTGAGCCCACGAGCCTTTCATGAACATCAGGCCCAATTCATTCACCCCTATAACCGCGTCCATGTGGTAAAGTTCATAAAACTTCCCGACCTTATAGAAGATGACGGTATCGAAGTGCTGCGACTTCAGCTGCCACCATTTCCTCATGCCTGGGGTACATTTATTGAGGAAATCATCGGGGACGTACAAGGTGCCGGGGTCGTAGTCTTCGTCGCTCTGCCTCTTTCGTTTTGCATCTTTCCTCCGCCCGTCTTGAAGCCACTCAAACTTCTCGTGGTCCCATGTAGAAGCCGCACCGCTCCCTCCCGAGCTGGTCTGCGATTCGAAGGCTTCAGGGGCAGAAAACGACGACAGCTTTAACTTGGCTTCTGCAGACACAGCGACGGCTCTTTTTGGGGTTTCCGGTGCATCATTTTGCAAAATCTTAGCAGGAGGCTTTGAGACATTTCCTCTTTTGCGTTTGACCGGGACTTTGACCGGACTGTCTTCTTCTGTTTCAGACTCTGGGGCAGAGACGTCCTTCTCATCTTCTCCACTGCTGCCCTCATCGCTGCTTACAGAATCCTTCGCGTCCGGCTTGAATTCATCATCGGAGCCTTCCTCGCTACTGTCCGACGCCACCATTATTCTCCTCCGCTTGGCTTTTCCATTGCTCCTGGCCTGACGTACAGGCCTGCCGTTCTTTCGCTCAGGAATTACTTCTTCACCTCCCGAACTTTCTTCTACCTGagtaaaaggaacaaaaaaaaaaaacaggaaatgaTGTTGTAAACTGGAGACGGCAAAGCCTTAATGGTCACACCTTAATATTACAATAAATCCACTGCtaaatcctcgctgtccccctgtGAAGCCTTTGCTTGCTGCTCCAGTTATTTACAGCTGGGGAatttgtggacaaactacatttcccaggattcatctgGCTCAATATTCTTTACAAACACTTATTTTGACCTAAAAGTGCACCGGAGCTTTATGGGTGCACCCATGCAGGAcatgcacaagaaaaaaaaacttcaggtCAATTTGCACAGTATGTGAATGAGATTTGTTTAAGGAGTTTTTCAGACTAAAAAATAATGGCGACTTATCCTATAAGGTCAGTGGGAGCCCAGAAAGTGATGACTGATAgagaacggagcaggaagcagacagcgctgttctctactAGTGGTCGAGCTGCGTCACTACAGCTTAGGTGCCCATacaaatgaatcggagatgattTGCAGTACTTggactgaccactacacagaacagCGCTGTTCGCTTCCTCctacattctctgtgtatcagaggCTGTAAACAGCTAATGGATGACAGTGGGCGTCAGTCTGATGATGAGGATTCCTTAATACAGGCCAGGGGTGCCGTGGAAACCCACTAAGGGGTTGCAACACTTAGGATGCAGATAAGGTTGCATGAAGACACGCCGTCATCTTCCCAACCTTAAGATGTTTTATGGCTTAAGGAAAAAAGCAAAGCTACCTATaagagtatacatgtatatatatggtGAACCTGAATCTAACAAGAGACATTACAATAGTGAGCGGCTACAAAGCAACTCTTCTATAGACGTCACAGCTACAAGTAGAGGCGACATTTTACTCTTGTTTGTAGAGAACAAACCACCCAGATGTCGCCCATCTGCCTCACGGCTCTATATATACTCCAGGACTtacctccatttcctcctctgaATCTGAAGGTTCGGTGCACACGGCCAAAGAAAGTCTCTTCTCTTTGTCGGTCGTCATTGCTTCATCCGCCATTTTCATGGCTCTTGCGATTTCTGATCTGGTGCTGAAAAACATTCCTCCTTTTTTGGCATCTGAGGCTGATGAACCTAAAGGCAAAAATCAGAAGCTATTCACAATGCAGCTAGACATCGCTCATCATCATATAGCTTAACCTCTTCACcgcatatatacaggggatatctGGCCTTTATACATCGCAGATATCTGCTGGCAGGGTCCATGGTCTCAGACAACGTCTCAAGGAGCCCCGATCTGCCGTAAACCGCAGTGTTATAGTATTGGAGACTACGGAATAAGATCCGATGCTCCCTCCCCCGCTCCAGGGCTGGATTATGGGAGCAACGCGGTTTTATGTGGTCCCCAAATCTCCCACAGAGGAGCCGCACTGTTCCCATAGCTGTATGTGCCATTTCTAtaggaattaggagaacagtgtaaAGCAGTGTAAAGGGTTCACGCTACCATGTCCATTGATCTCATCCGTCACAGAACGAAAGCAATGGACATGAAACGACAGATACAGATGGAGTCTGGGGTAAGACACAAGCTGTAACcgcactgacccacagaataatgggaaaaaaaccaaaaaagtcCTATGCCGTACTGGTCACCCAGGTAAGTCGCACCTGAATACTTCTTTATGTATTTGGCTCCCACCCATCCTCTGGTCGGGGTTTCATCAAAAAACTGAACATGAACGTGGAGAGATTTCCCCTTTCCTCTGAGATGGACGTCTTCTCTGGGATGGTTGTACACTAAGGAGGGCCACCAGGGGTGACCCGGCATCTTGGCCCACACAAGGTCTCCGGGTGTAAAGTCACAGACCACACTGgattaagaaagaaagaaaaaaagtcagTAACATCTCATGGAGGGTGGGGGTCTCAGCGATCATAGTCATAGAACATCTCCTGGAGAGTAGG is part of the Leptodactylus fuscus isolate aLepFus1 chromosome 3, aLepFus1.hap2, whole genome shotgun sequence genome and encodes:
- the MSH6 gene encoding DNA mismatch repair protein Msh6, whose product is MSKQKTLFSFFTKSPPATTSKAKKSGSSASPTEADVPPTAGNKSNCSPKESAGATKPGGKSPRAATPSVVCDFTPGDLVWAKMPGHPWWPSLVYNHPREDVHLRGKGKSLHVHVQFFDETPTRGWVGAKYIKKYSGSSASDAKKGGMFFSTRSEIARAMKMADEAMTTDKEKRLSLAVCTEPSDSEEEMEVEESSGGEEVIPERKNGRPVRQARSNGKAKRRRIMVASDSSEEGSDDEFKPDAKDSVSSDEGSSGEDEKDVSAPESETEEDSPVKVPVKRKRGNVSKPPAKILQNDAPETPKRAVAVSAEAKLKLSSFSAPEAFESQTSSGGSGAASTWDHEKFEWLQDGRRKDAKRKRQSDEDYDPGTLYVPDDFLNKCTPGMRKWWQLKSQHFDTVIFYKVGKFYELYHMDAVIGVNELGLMFMKGSWAHSGFPEIAFGRFSDVLVQKGYKVARVEQTETPEMMEARCKSMSHPTKFDKVVRREICRIITKGTQTYSVLDGNPSESHSKYLLCVKEKLNDSSGQQRLYGVCFVDTSVGRFYVGQFHDDRHCSRFRTLVAHYPPVQILFEKCNPSLDTKKVLKSCLSTSIQEGLNPSSQFWDATKTLKILAEEGYFGKEGKKDRESGTLPPVLKAMTSDTDSLGLTPGDQHELALSALGACVFYLKKCLIDQELLSMANFEEYVPVDLDLERAQTSTSFFAKTSQRMVLDGVTLTNLEILQNGTNGSTEGTLLERLDTCFTPFGKRLLKQWLCAPLCNPFSINDRLNAVEDLMAILGKVSEVGELLKKLPDLERLLSKIHSIGSPLKSQNHPDSRAVMYEETTYSKKKIADFLSALEGFKVMREVLTIMEDAIDDFKSNILKQVLGLKGKTPKGRFPDLSAELKRWDTSFDHEKARKTGVITPKAGFDPDYDEALKDIKSAEQSLADYLEKQRKRLGCKSMVYWGTAKNRYQMEIPESVTERNLPEEYELKSTKKGYKRYWTKAIENMFSDLTNAEERRDAALKDCMRRLFYNFDKNYKQWQTAVECFAVLDVLICLAQYSRGGDAPICRPDILLPDDTAPFLELRGFRHPCITKTFFGDDFIPNDIVIGCEDEETDSSAHCVLVTGPNMGGKSTLLRQAGLMVVMAQLGCYVPAEVCKLTPVDRVFTRLGASDRIMAGESTFFVELSETSSILQHATEHSLVLLDELGRGTATFDGTAIASAVVKELSERIKCRTLFSTHYHSLVEDYSHVAAVRLGHMACMVENECEDPSQETITFLYKFIKGACPKSYGFNAARLANIPEDIIQSGHKKAREFEKNLLSVKIFRDLCGLLERGVLDRHRLGDLLAMM